The following are encoded together in the Tripterygium wilfordii isolate XIE 37 chromosome 18, ASM1340144v1, whole genome shotgun sequence genome:
- the LOC119984682 gene encoding two-component response regulator ARR2-like isoform X1: MILVVLKIGQIFSTFITAKRAADALCIVREKENGIDLVLTEARLPDKKMYEIVQSLGQTSNSPIVFMSADSEESAILGSYASGAVFYFVKPFIMNDAKNIWQFAYISKIEKVVAVPGVSGICGKSRHEDTDILCAVRPEKQGLLLHERKEQEDEEHDLAIVESWETVWTSELHDKFLEAVNLLGIDNAHPKNILEYMNVQGLTRENISSHLQKHYIKLKKEQACIQKNTRKSMTTEHAPAGVKNYFLEARSLGSICPSNLVEAGPNGVPKFMHGQSTLLNSLPDGSHCNSSQFGFTDSAMGELPSSDQVRNYTFEDFLEGTMTMAPCNVGDSGSSVANCLELLNNPMQQQQEQFQMPQPSFLPPPQPQEQEEELTGKSGVIDELYRLGMGSSPLDEYFNDL, translated from the exons ATGATCTTAGTGGTGCTGAAAATTGGCCAGATTTTCTCCACTT TTATAACTGCTAAACGAGCAGCTGATGCTTTGTGCATTGTGCGAGAGAAGGAAAATGGGATTGACCTTGTTCTCACTGAAGCTCGCTTACCTGACAAGAAGATGTATGAGATCGTCCAATCACTTGGACAAACGTCCAACTCGCCGATAGTCT TTATGTCGGCTGACAGTGAAGAAAGTGCCATATTAGGAAGCTACGCTTCAGGGGCAGtgttttattttgtaaaacCATTTATAATGAATGATGCAAAGAATATCTGGCAGTTTGCATACATCAGTAAAATAGAAAAGGTGGTGGCTGTGCCTGGAGTAAGTGGCATTTGTGGGAAGTCACGACATGAGGATACAGATATATTGTGTGCTGTGAGACCGGAGAAACAGGGTTTGCTATTGCATGAAAGAAAGGAGCAGGAAGATGAGGAACATGATTTGGCGATTGTGGAGAGTTGGGAGACAGTTTGGACAAGTGAGCTACATGACAAGTTCTTGGAAGCCGTGAATTTACTTGGCATTGATA ATGCTCATCCAAAGAACATTCTTGAATATATGAATGTCCAAGGACTaacgagagaaaatatttcAAGCCATTTACAG AAAcattatatcaaattgaaaaaagaGCAAGCATGTATCCAGAAGAACACGAGGAAATCCATGACTACAGAACATGCTCCAGCTGGagtcaaaaattattttctggAGGCACGTTCTCTTGGTTCTATCTGTCCAAGCAATCTTGTGGAAGCAGGACCTAATGGGGTGCCAAAGTTTATGCATGGGCAGTCAACTCTATTGAACAGTCTTCCTGATGGTTCTCATTGCAATTCTAGCCAATTTGGATTCACAGATTCAGCTATGGGGGAGTTACCTAGCTCTGACCAGGTGAGAAATTATACTTTTGAAGATTTTCTCGAAGGAACAATGACAATGGCTCCCTGTAACGTGGGAGATTCTGGCTCAAGTGTAGCCAATTGCCTGGAATTATTGAACAACCCTATGcaacaacaacaagaacaatTTCAGATGCCACAGCCTTCATTCTTGCCTCCACCACAACCACAGGAGCAGGAGGAGGAGTTGACTGGCAAAAGTGGGGTTATTGATGAGTTGTATCGGCTAGGAATGGGATCTTCCCCACTTGATGAGTATTTTAATGATCTCTAG
- the LOC119983380 gene encoding uncharacterized protein LOC119983380, which produces MCPNTRRPRIMLKDFLLEDLNSCSSAGFKSLPRNPPPSDDSTRRRIDVDTFARLRSGPVKLLRRPSKAASTRISAFQAIINAVKNLRLVKSPSIILPRSLSRSLSRRNSIKKREHESLNVRQVKVTVKDIMRWTSFNVELHSEPLNFASSPDHHCTATTTTTTTTTSSSTCSSSGSSWCDSDFTAEDLPSWSGKCEEDDGENDVVDKKYLPPLVHKDWVEVTAEYTVEPKGEVECEEEEQHRSISSIHHEFEEGEEPLSSLEQVLLLDFLRDELADSTNDQIRHQGLGFEKVIRKARAWLRGEHSTLFELGVDDEAKREATVNELYREGRRWSELEEEQKEIAMEVENGLLCDLMDQLLFDILL; this is translated from the exons ATGTGTCCAAACACGAGAAGGCCTAGAATAATGCTCAAAGATTTTCTTCTGGAGGATTTGAATTCCTGCTCTTCCGCTGGATTCAAGTCATTGCCCAGAAATCCACCACCATCTGATGATTCTACACGACGTCGCATCGATGTTGATACATTTGCCAGGCTCAGGAGTGGCCCAGTGAAACTACTCAGACGCCCGTCTAAAGCGGCTTCAACTAGAATCTCTGCATTTCAGGCGATCATCAACGCCGTCAAGAACCTCCGACTCGTCAAGTCTCCGTCAATAATATTGCCAAGAAGCCTCTCACGGAGTCTGTCCAGACGGAATTCCATCAAGAAGCGAGAACATGAAAGTCTCAATGTCCGTCAAGTCAAAGTTACAGTCAAGGACATCATGCGGTGGACATCGTTCAATGTCGAACTGCATTCTGAACCCTTGAATTTCGCGTCCTCACCGGACCATCACTGCACCGCCACTACTACtaccaccaccacaacaactAGCTCTTCCACGTGCAGCAGTAGCGGCTCCAGTTGGTGCGACAGTGATTTCACAGCGGAGGATTTACCTTCATGGAGCGGTAAATGTGAAGAAGATGACGGTGAAAATGATGTGGTCGATAAAAAGTATTTGCCACCGCTCGTCCACAAAGACTGGGTGGAAGTGACGGCCGAGTACACGGTGGAGCCCAAG GGAGAGGTAGAATGTGAGGAGGAAGAACAACATAGGTCAATTTCATCGATTCATCACGAATTTGAAGAGGGTGAAGAGCCATTGTCATCTTTGGAGCAAGTATTATTGTTGGATTtcttgagagatgaattagctGACAGCACAAATGATCAAATTAGACATCAAGGGTTGGGATTTGAGAAGGTTATTAGGAAGGCAAGAGCTTGGTTGAGAGGGGAACATAGTACATTGTTCGAATTGGGGGTTGACGATGAAGCCAAGAGGGAGGCTACTGTTAATGAGCTCTATAGGGAAGGACGAAGGTGGAGCGAGTTGGAGGAAGAGCAAAAAGAGATAGCCATGGAAGTTGAGAATGGTTTGTTGTGTGATTTAATGGATCAACTCTTGTTTGATATCTTGTTATGA
- the LOC119984571 gene encoding RING-H2 finger protein ATL39-like translates to MFGSGMNLITTIIGFGMSATFIVFVCTRIICRRLRGTESRPVFEIDTRIDPVQPEHRINGLEPVLVAAIPTVRYNQEAFSSIEDAQCSICLGEYQEAEVLRIMPQCGHNFHVSCIDIWLRKQSTCPVCRFPLQHSLETKRVRQATFSMAQSADSPDTPSEHSRQWLLPGSERSLGNISRAREVHLDVVPGNTQPNPRETETRQ, encoded by the exons ATGTTTGGTTCTGGGATGAATTTGATTACTACTATTATTGGGTTTGGAATGAGTGCCACTTTCATTGTGTTTGTTTGCACAAGGATAATCTGTAGAAGGCTTCGAGGGACTGAGTCACGGCCAGTATTTGAGATTGATACCAGGATCGATCCTGTCCAG CCAGAGCATCGAATTAATGGCCTTGAACCAGTTCTGGTTGCTGCAATCCCCACAGTGAGATACAACCAAGAAGCATTCAGTTCCATAGAAGATGCACA GTGCTCCATATGTTTAGGGGAGTACCAAGAGGCAGAAGTACTGCGAATTATGCCCCAATGCGGCCACAACTTCCACGTCTCATGCATCGACATATGGCTGAGAAAACAATCCACGTGTCCAGTCTGTCGTTTCCCCTTACAACACTCTTTGGAAACTAAACGTGTGAGACAAGCAACATTCAGTATGGCTCAATCTGCTGATAGCCCCGACACTCCGAGTGAACATTCTCGCCAATGGTTGCTTCCTGGTTCTGAGCGCTCGCTAGGAAATATAAGCCGCGCGCGTGAAGTGCATCTTGACGTTGTTCCTGGAAACACACAACCGAATCCAAGAGAGACGGAAACAAGGCAATAA
- the LOC119984683 gene encoding uncharacterized protein LOC119984683 — protein MNTTSSSSAEKPLSIPLPDLIASLDQATFMAKQLPITTDPNHLLQIYSSLHHAHNLLSSFLSKTQFPPFPPAPAENSGSSATAGAGENGEEPMQIGGDEEAAEDNSKTSIDKVEERMRDVFIRNKRPKRPLSPSSAAVRERKVCEDGYVVGMKNFDPHETKSRALELVYQFHG, from the coding sequence ATGAATACAACATCATCCTCATCAGCAGAGAAACCACTTTCAATTCCACTTCCCGACCTCATCGCCTCTCTAGATCAAGCTACTTTCATGGCGAAACAACTTCCGATCACCACTGACCCCAACCATCTCCTCCAAATCTACTCCTCCCTCCACCACGCCCACAACctcctctcttctttcctttccaAAACCCAATTCCCTCCCTTTCCCCCTGCCCCAGCTGAGAACTCTGGTTCCTCTGCCACTGCTGGTGCCGGTGAGAACGGCGAAGAGCCGATGCAAATTGGAGGCGATGAGGAGGCAGCTGAGGACAATTCCAAGACTTCCATTGATAAAGTAGAAGAAAGGATGAGAGATGTATTTATTAGGAATAAGAGACCTAAGCGGCCGCTTTCGCCATCATCGGCGGCTGTTAGGGAGAGGAAGGTATGCGAAGATGGGTATGTTGTGGGAATGAAGAATTTTGATCCTCACGAGACCAAGTCGCGAGCTTTAGAACTTGTGTATCAATTTCATGGATGA
- the LOC119984682 gene encoding two-component response regulator ORR26-like isoform X3 translates to MSADSEESAILGSYASGAVFYFVKPFIMNDAKNIWQFAYISKIEKVVAVPGVSGICGKSRHEDTDILCAVRPEKQGLLLHERKEQEDEEHDLAIVESWETVWTSELHDKFLEAVNLLGIDNAHPKNILEYMNVQGLTRENISSHLQKHYIKLKKEQACIQKNTRKSMTTEHAPAGVKNYFLEARSLGSICPSNLVEAGPNGVPKFMHGQSTLLNSLPDGSHCNSSQFGFTDSAMGELPSSDQVRNYTFEDFLEGTMTMAPCNVGDSGSSVANCLELLNNPMQQQQEQFQMPQPSFLPPPQPQEQEEELTGKSGVIDELYRLGMGSSPLDEYFNDL, encoded by the exons ATGTCGGCTGACAGTGAAGAAAGTGCCATATTAGGAAGCTACGCTTCAGGGGCAGtgttttattttgtaaaacCATTTATAATGAATGATGCAAAGAATATCTGGCAGTTTGCATACATCAGTAAAATAGAAAAGGTGGTGGCTGTGCCTGGAGTAAGTGGCATTTGTGGGAAGTCACGACATGAGGATACAGATATATTGTGTGCTGTGAGACCGGAGAAACAGGGTTTGCTATTGCATGAAAGAAAGGAGCAGGAAGATGAGGAACATGATTTGGCGATTGTGGAGAGTTGGGAGACAGTTTGGACAAGTGAGCTACATGACAAGTTCTTGGAAGCCGTGAATTTACTTGGCATTGATA ATGCTCATCCAAAGAACATTCTTGAATATATGAATGTCCAAGGACTaacgagagaaaatatttcAAGCCATTTACAG AAAcattatatcaaattgaaaaaagaGCAAGCATGTATCCAGAAGAACACGAGGAAATCCATGACTACAGAACATGCTCCAGCTGGagtcaaaaattattttctggAGGCACGTTCTCTTGGTTCTATCTGTCCAAGCAATCTTGTGGAAGCAGGACCTAATGGGGTGCCAAAGTTTATGCATGGGCAGTCAACTCTATTGAACAGTCTTCCTGATGGTTCTCATTGCAATTCTAGCCAATTTGGATTCACAGATTCAGCTATGGGGGAGTTACCTAGCTCTGACCAGGTGAGAAATTATACTTTTGAAGATTTTCTCGAAGGAACAATGACAATGGCTCCCTGTAACGTGGGAGATTCTGGCTCAAGTGTAGCCAATTGCCTGGAATTATTGAACAACCCTATGcaacaacaacaagaacaatTTCAGATGCCACAGCCTTCATTCTTGCCTCCACCACAACCACAGGAGCAGGAGGAGGAGTTGACTGGCAAAAGTGGGGTTATTGATGAGTTGTATCGGCTAGGAATGGGATCTTCCCCACTTGATGAGTATTTTAATGATCTCTAG
- the LOC119984682 gene encoding two-component response regulator ORR26-like isoform X2 has product MYEIVQSLGQTSNSPIVFMSADSEESAILGSYASGAVFYFVKPFIMNDAKNIWQFAYISKIEKVVAVPGVSGICGKSRHEDTDILCAVRPEKQGLLLHERKEQEDEEHDLAIVESWETVWTSELHDKFLEAVNLLGIDNAHPKNILEYMNVQGLTRENISSHLQKHYIKLKKEQACIQKNTRKSMTTEHAPAGVKNYFLEARSLGSICPSNLVEAGPNGVPKFMHGQSTLLNSLPDGSHCNSSQFGFTDSAMGELPSSDQVRNYTFEDFLEGTMTMAPCNVGDSGSSVANCLELLNNPMQQQQEQFQMPQPSFLPPPQPQEQEEELTGKSGVIDELYRLGMGSSPLDEYFNDL; this is encoded by the exons ATGTATGAGATCGTCCAATCACTTGGACAAACGTCCAACTCGCCGATAGTCT TTATGTCGGCTGACAGTGAAGAAAGTGCCATATTAGGAAGCTACGCTTCAGGGGCAGtgttttattttgtaaaacCATTTATAATGAATGATGCAAAGAATATCTGGCAGTTTGCATACATCAGTAAAATAGAAAAGGTGGTGGCTGTGCCTGGAGTAAGTGGCATTTGTGGGAAGTCACGACATGAGGATACAGATATATTGTGTGCTGTGAGACCGGAGAAACAGGGTTTGCTATTGCATGAAAGAAAGGAGCAGGAAGATGAGGAACATGATTTGGCGATTGTGGAGAGTTGGGAGACAGTTTGGACAAGTGAGCTACATGACAAGTTCTTGGAAGCCGTGAATTTACTTGGCATTGATA ATGCTCATCCAAAGAACATTCTTGAATATATGAATGTCCAAGGACTaacgagagaaaatatttcAAGCCATTTACAG AAAcattatatcaaattgaaaaaagaGCAAGCATGTATCCAGAAGAACACGAGGAAATCCATGACTACAGAACATGCTCCAGCTGGagtcaaaaattattttctggAGGCACGTTCTCTTGGTTCTATCTGTCCAAGCAATCTTGTGGAAGCAGGACCTAATGGGGTGCCAAAGTTTATGCATGGGCAGTCAACTCTATTGAACAGTCTTCCTGATGGTTCTCATTGCAATTCTAGCCAATTTGGATTCACAGATTCAGCTATGGGGGAGTTACCTAGCTCTGACCAGGTGAGAAATTATACTTTTGAAGATTTTCTCGAAGGAACAATGACAATGGCTCCCTGTAACGTGGGAGATTCTGGCTCAAGTGTAGCCAATTGCCTGGAATTATTGAACAACCCTATGcaacaacaacaagaacaatTTCAGATGCCACAGCCTTCATTCTTGCCTCCACCACAACCACAGGAGCAGGAGGAGGAGTTGACTGGCAAAAGTGGGGTTATTGATGAGTTGTATCGGCTAGGAATGGGATCTTCCCCACTTGATGAGTATTTTAATGATCTCTAG